The following coding sequences lie in one bacterium genomic window:
- a CDS encoding glycosyltransferase family 2 protein: MKFISIVTPCLNEEGNIREIYTRIKAVFDNLPDYKYEHIFIDNASDDKTIEILKEIAKEDKNIKIIINTRNFGQVRSPMHAILHAKGDAVISLCSDLEDPPELIPEFIKKWEEGHKLVLGIKKSTKDSFLMFLCRKIFYRLMEILSDSGVKQIKNFTGFGLYDKEIIELMRKVDDPCPYIRGLIGDIGFEPAFIPFDKPARKRGLTKNNFYTLYDMAILGITSYSKIPLRIATLAGFSLSILSLFVAICYFIAKILFWYSFPMGTAPILISLFFFSSVQLFFIGVIGEYIGFIHTRQLKRPLVFEKERINFDD, from the coding sequence ATGAAATTTATTAGTATTGTAACCCCTTGTTTAAACGAAGAAGGCAATATCAGAGAAATTTATACCAGAATAAAAGCTGTTTTTGACAATTTGCCGGATTATAAATATGAACATATCTTTATTGATAATGCATCTGACGATAAAACAATCGAAATCTTAAAAGAAATAGCCAAAGAAGATAAAAATATTAAAATAATTATTAATACAAGAAATTTTGGACAGGTGCGCTCTCCAATGCATGCAATTTTACACGCAAAAGGAGATGCGGTTATAAGCCTGTGCAGCGATCTGGAAGATCCTCCCGAATTAATACCGGAATTTATAAAAAAATGGGAAGAAGGTCATAAACTTGTTTTAGGAATTAAAAAAAGCACTAAAGACAGTTTTTTAATGTTTTTATGCAGAAAAATTTTTTACAGACTAATGGAAATTTTATCAGATTCGGGAGTCAAACAGATAAAAAATTTCACCGGATTTGGCTTATATGACAAAGAAATTATAGAATTAATGAGAAAAGTCGATGATCCATGCCCTTATATAAGAGGTCTTATTGGAGATATCGGCTTTGAGCCTGCTTTTATTCCTTTTGACAAGCCCGCAAGAAAAAGAGGTTTAACTAAAAATAATTTTTATACTTTATACGATATGGCAATACTGGGGATAACAAGTTATTCAAAAATCCCTTTAAGAATCGCCACTTTAGCCGGTTTTTCTCTTTCAATCCTTTCTTTGTTTGTTGCAATATGTTATTTTATTGCCAAAATCTTATTCTGGTACAGTTTCCCGATGGGAACAGCTCCAATCTTAATCAGTTTATTTTTCTTTTCATCTGTTCAACTGTTTTTTATCGGAGTAATAGGTGAATATATCGGATTTATTCACACAAGACAGTTAAAAAGACCTCTTGTTTTTGAAAAAGAAAGAATCAACTTTGATGATTAA
- a CDS encoding thiamine pyrophosphate-binding protein, with the protein MIKITDYIVKRLEEYGIKHVFMISGGGAMHLNDSFGQSEKIKYICNHHEQASAIAAEGYARIKGGLSVVCVTTGPGGINTLNGVLGQWTDSVPVLYISGQVKTETLKTSYPELNLRQLGDQEADIISLVKPITKFAEQIKNPLDVKRILDEAIHAAVNGRPGPVWIDVPMDIQGAFINEEKFFKFSDCHCEQTPLNDYTKLVLKEIKKAKRPLIVAGNGINISKTREVFLSFLEEVKIPVVTTHNGFDTIASEHPLYIGRIGTIGQRAGNFALQNANLIIFLGTRNNIRQISYDWKNFGKKAKKIVVDIDSAELNKPTLKPDIAINTDLKDFLPATLKQIEDNDVVFPDFSQWVSWCKERKEKYPVVLSEYKNAQNAVNPYYFMETLTKCLSEKSITVTGNGTASVCAFQASVVKKNQRFILNSGCASMGYDLPAAIGACFANEKKDVVCIAGDGSLMMNIQELQTVYHHNLPIKLFILNNNGYISIKQTQNNFFNGRMVASGKESGVSFPDFIKIAEAFSLPTAKINGQNNLIEEIEKVLATQGPVVCEVILQNDYIFQPKHSSEKLPDGKIVSKPLEDMYPFLDRDEFKENMPDYTN; encoded by the coding sequence ATGATTAAAATAACTGACTATATAGTAAAAAGACTTGAAGAATACGGAATAAAACATGTTTTTATGATTTCCGGCGGCGGAGCTATGCATCTTAACGACTCTTTCGGTCAATCGGAAAAAATTAAATATATTTGCAACCATCATGAACAGGCTTCTGCAATTGCAGCAGAAGGCTATGCAAGAATAAAAGGCGGACTTTCCGTTGTATGTGTAACTACAGGCCCGGGAGGCATAAATACTTTGAACGGAGTATTAGGGCAATGGACTGACAGCGTCCCTGTTTTATATATTTCCGGTCAGGTAAAAACCGAAACTCTTAAAACTTCTTACCCTGAACTTAATTTAAGGCAGCTTGGCGATCAGGAAGCCGATATTATAAGCCTTGTTAAACCGATAACAAAATTCGCGGAGCAAATAAAAAATCCTCTGGATGTTAAAAGGATTCTAGACGAGGCAATTCACGCAGCCGTTAACGGTCGTCCCGGTCCAGTTTGGATAGATGTCCCTATGGACATTCAAGGAGCTTTTATAAACGAAGAGAAATTCTTTAAATTTTCTGACTGTCATTGCGAGCAAACTCCTCTAAATGACTATACAAAACTTGTCCTCAAAGAAATTAAAAAAGCAAAAAGACCTTTAATCGTTGCAGGAAACGGAATAAATATTTCTAAGACAAGAGAAGTTTTTTTAAGCTTTCTTGAAGAAGTAAAGATTCCTGTTGTAACAACTCATAACGGTTTTGATACAATTGCTTCAGAACATCCGTTATATATCGGAAGAATAGGCACAATAGGACAAAGAGCAGGAAATTTTGCCCTTCAGAATGCCAATTTAATAATTTTTCTCGGCACTCGCAATAACATCAGACAAATAAGTTATGATTGGAAAAATTTTGGCAAAAAAGCTAAAAAAATAGTTGTTGATATTGATTCTGCGGAGCTTAATAAACCGACTTTAAAACCTGATATTGCTATAAATACTGATTTAAAAGATTTTTTACCCGCTACCCTTAAGCAAATTGAGGATAACGATGTTGTTTTTCCTGATTTTTCGCAATGGGTAAGCTGGTGCAAGGAAAGAAAAGAAAAATATCCTGTAGTCCTTTCTGAATATAAAAATGCGCAAAATGCTGTCAATCCTTATTATTTCATGGAAACTCTTACTAAATGCCTTTCTGAAAAAAGCATTACGGTTACAGGAAATGGCACAGCAAGTGTATGTGCTTTTCAGGCTTCTGTCGTCAAAAAAAACCAGAGGTTTATATTAAACTCAGGGTGCGCCTCCATGGGATATGACTTGCCTGCAGCTATCGGAGCATGTTTTGCCAACGAAAAAAAAGATGTGGTCTGCATAGCCGGAGATGGCAGTTTAATGATGAATATTCAAGAACTACAGACTGTTTATCACCATAATCTGCCTATAAAACTGTTTATTCTTAATAATAATGGCTATATATCAATAAAACAGACACAAAATAATTTTTTTAACGGACGTATGGTTGCATCAGGAAAGGAGTCAGGTGTTAGCTTCCCTGATTTTATTAAAATTGCGGAAGCTTTTAGTTTGCCTACCGCAAAAATCAACGGACAGAACAACTTAATAGAAGAAATAGAAAAGGTTTTGGCAACACAAGGTCCTGTTGTATGCGAAGTTATTCTTCAAAATGATTATATATTTCAGCCAAAACATTCTTCCGAAAAGCTTCCTGACGGAAAAATAGTCTCAAAGCCTCTTGAAGATATGTATCCGTTTCTTGATAGAGATGAATTTAAAGAAAACATGCCGGATTATACTAACTAA
- a CDS encoding N-acetylneuraminate synthase family protein — protein MNINIFEDLFVFEMSNNHWGNLDRGLKIITDFSRIVRFNNIRAAIKLQLRDVDNFIHKDFLDRNDIRYIKKTLDTKMSDKGYETLVNAIKKGGCLTMATPFDEKSVDLCVNLGMHILKIASSDINDWVLIEKIASAKKPVIVSTGGSSLKDIDDIVTFFTKRNIPIALNHCVSIYPSEHYELELNQIDFLKNRYPDLTIGFSTHEYNETLESSILIAYAKGARTFERHIDINYEENPVSDYCSLPEDADKWIKAFYKAREICGGSSVQRRLLPRKEIQYLDTLVRGVYAKKDLPEGHIISEKDIYLAIPLQKGQISCRELMSGEVLLKACKKDSPVMIDTIDSPYAENGTLKKLIYNRGL, from the coding sequence ATGAATATTAATATATTTGAAGATTTATTTGTTTTTGAAATGTCCAATAATCACTGGGGAAACTTAGACCGCGGGTTAAAGATAATTACCGATTTTTCAAGAATCGTAAGATTTAATAATATTAGAGCAGCTATTAAGCTCCAACTCAGGGATGTTGATAATTTTATCCATAAAGATTTTCTTGATAGAAATGACATAAGGTACATAAAGAAAACTCTCGATACAAAAATGTCTGATAAAGGCTATGAAACACTGGTTAATGCAATCAAAAAAGGAGGCTGTTTGACGATGGCAACTCCTTTTGACGAAAAATCAGTTGATTTATGCGTTAATCTCGGGATGCATATTTTAAAAATAGCAAGCTCAGATATAAATGACTGGGTGCTTATTGAAAAAATTGCATCTGCAAAAAAACCTGTAATTGTTTCGACAGGCGGTTCTTCATTAAAAGATATTGACGATATTGTTACTTTTTTCACTAAAAGAAACATCCCGATTGCTTTAAATCATTGTGTTTCCATTTATCCGTCAGAGCATTACGAACTTGAATTAAACCAGATAGATTTCTTAAAAAACAGATACCCCGACCTTACTATCGGTTTTTCTACCCATGAGTATAACGAAACTCTGGAATCTTCAATATTGATTGCTTATGCAAAAGGCGCAAGAACTTTTGAAAGACATATCGATATAAATTATGAAGAAAATCCCGTATCGGATTATTGTTCTCTGCCCGAAGACGCAGATAAATGGATTAAAGCTTTTTACAAAGCAAGAGAAATTTGCGGAGGAAGCTCTGTTCAGAGAAGACTGCTGCCAAGAAAAGAAATTCAATATCTTGATACCCTTGTAAGAGGCGTTTATGCAAAAAAAGACCTGCCGGAAGGTCATATTATCTCAGAAAAAGACATTTATCTTGCAATACCCCTTCAAAAAGGACAAATTTCGTGCAGAGAACTGATGAGCGGGGAAGTTTTGCTTAAAGCCTGCAAAAAAGATTCTCCTGTAATGATAGACACCATCGACAGCCCATATGCGGAGAACGGGACGCTAAAAAAACTTATTTACAACAGAGGCTTGTAG
- a CDS encoding FkbM family methyltransferase, translated as MKNISFSEKIQRIGTAEEIKSSIIKPYENILNNLQEVYVFGAKELGKSFQEFFSRAGVKVLGFIDNNPDKQNQEFYGYKVININRLLEKKDDITVIIASINYLYEINLQLKELGFKKVIPCPVFYVFNKDIYNAEPSFEGLIEDLASNKQKYLNLYNLLEDEKSKKVLETIANFRLTFNFSLYNSILDKNQYFEESFLNFGENDIFIDGGGFDGDTALNFIKKVNNKYKKILFFEPDKESFLKAKENLKNAQNIDFFNKGLYSKSAVFRFNSSGGLGSTIDQDGNTKIEVASIDEILNEKADHIKMDIEGAELEALKGAKKQIEQGVQLAVSLYHKSHDIWEIPEYIKKINPDYKFYLRHYTNTVFDTILYAVT; from the coding sequence GTGAAAAATATAAGTTTTTCAGAAAAAATTCAAAGAATAGGAACGGCTGAAGAAATAAAATCTTCTATAATCAAACCTTATGAAAATATTTTGAATAATCTTCAGGAAGTTTATGTATTTGGAGCAAAAGAACTGGGAAAAAGTTTTCAGGAATTCTTTTCTCGAGCAGGAGTTAAAGTTTTAGGTTTTATTGATAATAATCCTGATAAACAAAATCAGGAATTTTACGGCTATAAAGTCATTAATATAAACAGACTTCTCGAAAAAAAAGACGATATTACTGTTATCATTGCTTCTATTAATTATTTATATGAAATTAACCTGCAATTAAAAGAACTTGGCTTTAAAAAAGTTATTCCATGTCCTGTATTTTATGTTTTCAATAAAGATATTTACAACGCAGAACCTTCTTTTGAGGGACTTATAGAGGATTTGGCGAGCAACAAGCAAAAATATCTTAATCTTTATAACCTTCTTGAAGACGAAAAGTCTAAAAAAGTTCTGGAAACCATAGCGAATTTCAGATTAACTTTTAATTTTTCACTTTATAATTCAATTTTAGACAAAAATCAATATTTCGAAGAGTCTTTTTTGAATTTTGGAGAAAACGATATTTTTATTGACGGCGGCGGTTTTGATGGAGATACTGCCTTAAATTTCATTAAAAAAGTAAATAACAAATACAAAAAAATATTGTTTTTTGAGCCGGACAAAGAATCATTTTTAAAAGCTAAAGAAAATTTAAAAAATGCTCAAAATATTGATTTTTTTAACAAGGGTTTGTATTCAAAATCAGCTGTTTTCAGGTTTAATTCCTCAGGCGGCCTTGGAAGCACTATAGATCAAGACGGAAATACAAAAATAGAAGTGGCTTCCATTGACGAAATTTTAAATGAAAAAGCTGATCATATAAAGATGGACATTGAAGGCGCAGAACTGGAAGCTTTAAAAGGCGCAAAAAAACAGATTGAACAGGGAGTTCAGCTGGCTGTTTCTCTTTATCACAAGAGTCACGATATATGGGAAATCCCTGAATACATTAAAAAAATTAATCCTGACTACAAATTTTATCTCAGGCACTACACAAATACGGTTTTTGATACGATTTTATATGCTGTAACATAA